Proteins co-encoded in one Papaver somniferum cultivar HN1 chromosome 5, ASM357369v1, whole genome shotgun sequence genomic window:
- the LOC113279668 gene encoding F-box/kelch-repeat protein At3g23880-like, with product MSSIPEEIYFEILIKVPAKSLLACKYVCKTWYSLISNPDFVKMQLNLTLEYPFKSLSYSATLMGCCDGLVCLWFDKRQFFCVWNPVTREDKVLPKSNMCYPYYPSMVAFGYDYKSNEYKLLVASESLFEVFLLRTNSWKRIEIVPYELRMCSKASGLLVNGDLHWLAERTQDSSDVLVSIDISKETFKELELPETLENNVLLINLGVLEGLILSFKGGEILFGSEFGLLLYDPECGRVKELNISSLTSLYQDELYFESLVSLKSNTYVGREEQIEERNKKNKKKKMRKRA from the exons ATGTCGAGCATTCCGGAGGAGATTTACTTTGAAATCCTTATTAAAGTACCAGCAAAATCCCTATTAGCTTGTAAGTATGTGTGCAAAACATGGTATTCACTTATTTCTAATCCTGATTTTGTTAAGATGCAACTTAATCTTACT TTGGAATACCCATTCAAATCCTTAAGTTATTCAGCTACACTTATGGGTTGCTGTGATGGTCTGGTTTGCCTATGGTTCGACAAGAGGCAGTTCTTTTGTGTTTGGAATCCAGTCACAAGGGAGGACAAGGTACTACCAAAATCAAATATGTGTTATCCGTATTATCCTAGTATGGTTGCATTTGGTTATGATTATAAGAGTAACGAATACAAGTTACTAGTTGCTTCCGAGAGTTTATTCGAAGTCTTTTTATTACGAACAAATTCATGGAAAAGAATTGAAATCGTACCTTATGAGTTGCGTATGTGCAGTAAAGCATCCGGGCTGCTTGTTAATGGAGATCTTCATTGGTTAGCTGAAAGGACGCAAGACTCTTCCGATGTTCTAGTGTCTATAGATATTAGCAAAGAGACTTTCAAAGAGTTGGAACTACCAGAAACTTTAGAGAATAACGTTTTGCTTATTAATTTGGGGGTGTTGGAAGG GCTTATATTGTCTTTTAAGGGTGGTGAGATTCTATTTGGGAGTGAGTTTGGTCTACTTCTATATGACCCTGAATGTGGAAGAGTTAAAGAGCTAAACATATCTAGTTTGACAAGTTTGTACCAAGATGAGCTTTATTTTGAAAGCTTAGTTTCACTCAAGTCGAATACTTATGTAGGGAGGGAAGAACAAATAGAGGAAcgtaataagaagaataagaagaagaagatgaggaagagagCATGA